The following are from one region of the Nostoc cf. commune SO-36 genome:
- a CDS encoding alpha/beta hydrolase yields MVAQVNSQAAKILEVANDPRLSKGVKEFLKVLNSGGVALDKLTPLEARQVLVDAQASVSVDLSGIEESEKTITADGYSITLNIVRPQGVKGILPVFIFIHGGGWVLGDYPTHKRMVRDLVVLSGFAGVFVNYTRTPDAQYPQAINEIYAATKWVAEHGEEIGVDGKNLAVVGNSVGGNMTTVTALKAKEKGEPHIKLQILMWPIVNADFETNSYHQFGDQRFLTVPTMKWMYDMYIADPEKRKDIYASPLQATVEQLKGLPPALIVIAESDILHDEGTAYGRKLDEAGVEVTTVQYNGMIHDFGLLNGLAELPEVRSLFVQAAAQLKKYLQ; encoded by the coding sequence ATGGTTGCTCAAGTAAACTCGCAAGCAGCAAAAATTTTGGAAGTTGCGAACGATCCGCGTCTTTCCAAAGGAGTAAAAGAATTTTTGAAAGTGCTGAATTCAGGGGGTGTGGCGCTGGATAAACTCACTCCACTCGAAGCACGTCAAGTTCTTGTGGATGCACAGGCTTCTGTTTCAGTAGACCTTTCAGGCATTGAAGAGTCTGAAAAAACGATTACTGCTGATGGTTATTCAATTACCCTCAATATTGTACGACCTCAAGGGGTCAAAGGCATATTACCTGTTTTCATCTTTATTCATGGTGGTGGTTGGGTGTTAGGTGATTACCCAACACACAAGCGCATGGTTCGCGATCTGGTTGTGCTTTCAGGGTTTGCAGGTGTCTTTGTCAACTACACTCGCACGCCAGATGCTCAGTACCCACAGGCAATTAATGAGATTTATGCTGCAACTAAATGGGTTGCCGAGCATGGTGAGGAGATTGGCGTGGATGGCAAGAATTTGGCAGTCGTTGGCAACAGTGTCGGCGGTAACATGACAACTGTCACTGCTTTGAAGGCGAAAGAAAAAGGAGAACCACACATCAAGTTGCAAATCCTGATGTGGCCGATTGTAAATGCGGATTTTGAAACGAATTCTTATCACCAATTTGGCGATCAGCGTTTTCTGACAGTACCAACAATGAAGTGGATGTATGATATGTACATCGCTGACCCAGAAAAGCGCAAAGACATTTATGCTTCTCCCCTACAGGCGACGGTTGAGCAACTCAAAGGCTTGCCTCCAGCATTAATTGTCATTGCAGAGAGCGATATCTTGCATGACGAAGGCACAGCCTATGGACGCAAGCTTGATGAGGCTGGGGTAGAGGTGACAACTGTGCAGTACAACGGCATGATTCATGACTTTGGACTGCTCAATGGTTTAGCTGAGTTGCCAGAAGTCCGTTCTCTGTTTGTTCAAGCTGCTGCCCAATTGAAGAAATATCTGCAATAG